Proteins from a genomic interval of Paenibacillus sp. RC334:
- a CDS encoding AraC family transcriptional regulator — protein sequence MEYKYEMVQADNHFPLKIIVHSSNEPVYIPGHWHDSIEISYVLSGRIDNIYIDGANYSSKEGDIVLINSNAIHSFSVAKGKGREAITVLIPCGFIRENVNGSNPISFDCISIFETNEQRLQQFAELRDLLNTLFAAYLNQNNDPLAHIHLTSLSYKLVYLLLKHFKTDNESIRGFNSNKYLERLTLITDYIKENYDGSLSLDSIAQVFGLSPEYLSRFFVKHVGMTLFQYINAIRLEGSFRVLMNTDHSIIQIALEHGFPNEKSFARVFKKVYQVTPHQYRKGNKGCSGARSQ from the coding sequence TTGGAGTACAAATATGAAATGGTCCAGGCAGACAATCATTTTCCATTAAAAATTATAGTTCATTCCTCAAATGAACCAGTTTACATACCTGGGCATTGGCACGACAGCATAGAAATATCCTATGTGCTTTCAGGAAGAATCGATAATATCTATATTGATGGCGCGAATTATAGCTCCAAAGAGGGGGATATAGTGCTCATCAATTCAAATGCTATTCATTCCTTTTCTGTGGCTAAGGGAAAAGGAAGAGAGGCTATAACCGTTCTGATTCCTTGTGGATTTATTAGAGAAAATGTTAACGGCAGTAATCCCATTTCATTTGACTGTATATCCATTTTCGAAACCAACGAGCAGAGATTGCAGCAATTTGCGGAGCTGCGTGATTTGTTAAACACATTATTTGCAGCTTACCTCAACCAGAATAATGACCCTTTAGCACATATCCATTTAACGTCGTTATCTTATAAACTGGTGTATCTTTTGTTAAAGCATTTTAAAACCGACAACGAATCTATCCGTGGCTTTAACTCCAATAAATATTTGGAACGGCTGACGTTGATAACTGATTATATCAAAGAGAATTACGATGGGAGCTTATCGCTGGATTCCATAGCCCAGGTTTTTGGGTTATCTCCTGAGTATTTGTCCCGCTTTTTTGTCAAGCATGTAGGCATGACCCTATTTCAATATATCAATGCCATCCGCCTGGAGGGATCTTTTCGTGTTCTTATGAATACGGACCATTCCATCATACAAATTGCGCTGGAGCACGGATTTCCGAACGAGAAATCTTTTGCCAGGGTATTTAAGAAGGTTTATCAGGTTACACCACATCAATACCGGAAAGGGAACAAGGGGTGTTCTGGGGCCAGGAGTCAGTAA
- a CDS encoding carbohydrate ABC transporter permease codes for MSTTTVKKLLVHTYLLLFTMPIVGMIIWYFLSATFNSTTGQFSLENFNFVKEPVEYAGVNLPAIWPIVLNTLVYSFLIVVIEIFIAVPAAYAFSRLDFKGKLGAMKFLFLMRSFPGITLIIATFFILVQMNLVNTYLGVILVAISGSLPGRVYIMKGFFDEVPWDLEWAAMVDGCTRFRALMKVLVPYVLPGIGAIAVFAFLGAYGEWFLFKLFIFDDNMLTLAGYLSRLVTKENVIMNYGLITAIGLFYTIPLVVFYIFTQKVFLKVNLGGAKQV; via the coding sequence ATGTCGACAACTACTGTAAAAAAGCTGCTCGTGCACACATATCTGCTGTTATTCACCATGCCTATCGTTGGAATGATTATATGGTATTTTCTCTCGGCAACCTTTAATAGCACGACAGGCCAATTTTCACTGGAGAACTTCAATTTTGTCAAAGAACCTGTCGAGTATGCGGGGGTTAACCTGCCGGCGATTTGGCCTATTGTTCTAAATACATTAGTCTATTCGTTTCTTATTGTGGTGATTGAAATTTTTATTGCCGTACCTGCCGCATATGCATTCTCCAGGCTCGATTTCAAAGGAAAGCTGGGCGCAATGAAGTTCCTGTTCCTGATGCGCTCATTTCCAGGCATTACACTCATTATCGCTACCTTTTTCATCCTTGTTCAAATGAATCTGGTGAACACGTACTTAGGCGTTATTCTCGTTGCGATATCAGGATCATTGCCAGGCAGAGTGTATATTATGAAAGGTTTCTTCGACGAGGTACCGTGGGATTTGGAATGGGCGGCTATGGTCGATGGATGTACGAGATTTAGAGCCCTCATGAAGGTGCTCGTTCCGTATGTATTGCCAGGCATCGGGGCGATTGCAGTGTTCGCCTTCTTAGGCGCCTACGGTGAATGGTTTCTATTCAAGCTTTTCATATTCGATGACAATATGCTGACGCTGGCTGGCTATCTGTCTCGTCTGGTAACGAAGGAAAATGTCATTATGAACTATGGATTGATCACGGCGATTGGTTTGTTTTACACGATTCCGCTAGTTGTGTTCTATATCTTTACTCAAAAAGTATTCCTGAAGGTCAATTTGGGAGGAGCAAAGCAGGTATGA
- a CDS encoding oligosaccharide flippase family protein, translated as MKLPLILKQTMVRANAMIVVKAIGLVGKVFMTRLVGAEGMGLYQLAYSFYSLILMIISGGLPTALGMFTAKHTARGWRLFKVFAIFLILTGLACSILTFWLSKPIANLLGYPQLDFVIRCLSPAILAVPLLSLLRGYLQGLERYTAIALSEIIEQTARIGTLMLLVPLFIQSGIEFAVGGAVLGTFTGALLAFAVLTAFFMYNRPSVALSPPSSRADLPLVVQASFAIALTRLLIPTSDFMDAIIIPQRLQVAGVSSKEAAEMFGIVTGIALVVAYMPTLITGSLTHTLTMKITSDWQNKEYSLFYKKSHTALQVAWVWGLASGFFIFEYASEISLFVFGMQSAEIPIKSLAMLPLLVGLREITTSILWAQNRKKTPFIGLGTGVLANFIILYSLVSIPGLGYAGMSLGIIMLELIATAWNFKALQPFQRTNPRTAIVLLMDILVFEAILIVGTLCSKALSSLGWPETVHMIVEVLHYCFWCAMYLKVRLKSVFEE; from the coding sequence TTGAAATTACCTCTTATATTAAAACAAACCATGGTGAGAGCTAATGCGATGATTGTTGTAAAAGCCATCGGTTTGGTTGGAAAAGTATTTATGACACGACTTGTTGGAGCTGAAGGAATGGGCCTTTATCAGCTAGCCTATTCCTTCTATAGCTTAATATTGATGATTATTTCAGGGGGATTGCCGACAGCTTTGGGTATGTTTACAGCTAAACATACAGCAAGAGGCTGGCGGTTGTTCAAAGTATTTGCGATATTCCTGATTCTCACAGGATTGGCATGCAGTATCTTAACCTTTTGGCTATCAAAGCCGATCGCTAATTTGCTCGGCTATCCACAGCTCGATTTTGTAATTCGATGCCTCTCCCCTGCTATACTGGCCGTTCCCTTGCTAAGTCTGCTGCGCGGATATTTGCAAGGGCTTGAAAGGTACACTGCGATTGCCCTTTCGGAAATCATAGAGCAAACCGCCCGGATCGGTACTTTAATGTTGCTGGTGCCACTATTTATTCAATCCGGCATCGAGTTTGCTGTAGGCGGAGCGGTACTGGGAACTTTTACAGGCGCATTGTTAGCCTTTGCTGTGCTTACTGCTTTTTTTATGTATAACCGTCCCTCTGTAGCTTTATCCCCCCCATCAAGTCGAGCAGATTTACCTTTAGTGGTACAAGCTTCCTTTGCTATTGCACTTACACGCTTGCTTATCCCAACTTCCGACTTTATGGATGCGATCATCATCCCTCAACGATTACAGGTTGCCGGGGTTTCTTCCAAAGAAGCAGCGGAGATGTTCGGTATTGTCACAGGTATCGCTCTTGTCGTCGCTTATATGCCTACTTTAATTACAGGCTCATTAACACATACGCTCACGATGAAAATAACTTCAGATTGGCAAAATAAGGAGTATAGCTTATTCTACAAAAAAAGCCATACCGCCCTTCAGGTAGCATGGGTGTGGGGATTAGCCTCTGGTTTCTTCATTTTTGAATATGCCTCAGAAATTTCCCTATTTGTTTTTGGTATGCAAAGTGCTGAGATCCCCATTAAATCATTGGCGATGTTACCGTTACTCGTCGGATTGCGGGAAATTACAACAAGCATCTTATGGGCACAAAATCGGAAGAAAACTCCCTTTATTGGCCTTGGAACAGGAGTCCTTGCCAATTTCATCATTCTTTATTCCTTAGTTTCCATTCCCGGTCTTGGATATGCCGGCATGTCCCTGGGAATCATCATGCTGGAGCTGATCGCAACGGCCTGGAATTTCAAAGCCCTACAACCCTTCCAACGAACCAACCCCCGTACAGCCATTGTGCTGTTGATGGACATTTTAGTTTTTGAAGCCATTCTTATCGTTGGTACGCTGTGTTCCAAGGCGTTATCCTCATTGGGCTGGCCGGAGACTGTTCATATGATTGTAGAGGTACTCCATTACTGCTTCTGGTGTGCTATGTATTTGAAGGTACGATTAAAGAGCGTTTTCGAAGAGTAG
- a CDS encoding ABC transporter ATP-binding protein encodes MISLVNIVKNYDGKQNESRAVDGLNLEIAKGEFVALLGPSGCGKTTTLMMLAGLLKPTSGEIYFKDKLVNHVEPKDRNIGMVFQSYALYPHLTVRDNIAFPLRERKMSKKDAYERALQTSKILQIDHLLDRKPSQLSGGQQQRVAMARALSKDPEILLLDEPMSNLDARLKLDVRDEIRKIQRKLGVTTIIVTHDQEEALAISDRVAILNGGKIQQYAPPNELFHHPSNLFVASFLGNPPMNLIDGTVELRENRQWVKTKLFELEIPPARRVEEQHIGKAVKLGVRPHDLFFPEQPNEAAIMLEIDLIEHLGNGQLVKMTDPAGQSDIMIRLLTDNEKLLKERETVLIGIRPNKFHLFDMTDEGRNLLQFQ; translated from the coding sequence ATGATTTCTCTTGTAAATATCGTGAAAAACTATGATGGTAAGCAAAACGAAAGCCGTGCAGTTGACGGGTTGAATCTTGAAATTGCAAAAGGTGAATTTGTTGCGTTGCTAGGTCCTTCAGGCTGCGGGAAAACGACTACACTTATGATGCTGGCTGGGTTACTGAAGCCAACTTCCGGGGAAATTTATTTTAAGGATAAGCTTGTCAATCATGTGGAGCCGAAGGATCGAAATATTGGTATGGTGTTCCAGTCCTATGCGCTTTATCCTCATTTGACGGTTCGTGACAACATCGCGTTTCCGCTTCGCGAGCGGAAAATGTCTAAGAAGGATGCGTACGAGCGTGCTCTGCAAACGAGTAAAATTTTGCAAATCGATCATCTGCTCGATCGCAAGCCTTCGCAGCTATCAGGCGGCCAGCAGCAGCGTGTCGCCATGGCGCGAGCATTGTCCAAGGACCCGGAAATTTTACTACTGGATGAGCCGATGTCCAATTTGGATGCGCGATTAAAATTGGATGTACGAGACGAAATTCGGAAAATCCAACGCAAATTAGGAGTAACGACTATTATTGTCACGCATGACCAAGAGGAAGCTTTAGCCATCTCTGATCGGGTAGCTATTCTGAACGGCGGAAAAATTCAGCAATACGCACCCCCGAATGAACTATTCCATCATCCGTCTAACCTGTTCGTCGCAAGCTTTCTAGGCAATCCGCCTATGAATTTGATTGACGGAACAGTGGAGCTGAGAGAGAACCGGCAGTGGGTGAAGACGAAACTGTTCGAATTGGAAATCCCTCCGGCGCGCAGGGTTGAGGAGCAGCACATAGGGAAAGCGGTTAAACTGGGCGTACGTCCTCATGATTTGTTCTTTCCGGAGCAACCAAATGAAGCAGCTATTATGCTAGAAATTGATCTTATTGAGCATTTAGGTAATGGACAATTAGTGAAAATGACGGATCCAGCTGGACAGTCCGATATTATGATTCGTTTACTGACTGATAACGAGAAACTGCTAAAGGAGCGCGAGACGGTCTTGATCGGCATTAGGCCAAATAAATTCCATCTGTTCGATATGACAGACGAAGGGCGCAATCTTTTGCAGTTTCAATAG
- a CDS encoding prolyl oligopeptidase family serine peptidase, with translation MFKRFKKAAKTTMIFTLAIGTTLAFSSGAWAKDIKIQPTSYRTVAEVKDWGATITKIIVNLGKPVPKDAITKDTFKVHVERSDSRLVNPFVEKGNRKITKAYVSDKSGNPVKKTGNYVVLEMEIGPAITLSSAIHYDAGSGFNGWNENKYTITQQKAIKTQSGTISGLKIDTSTGEIRKLVDQFTTGKAFFDGVTLTYADYTPAKDKVKNPLVIWLHGMGEGGTDPTIPISGNKAANFASKDIQSYFGGAYVLAPQTPTYWMDGFTGFGDGTSKYEQALMSLIKDYVAKNKDIDTDRIYIGGDSNGGYMTMLMIRDYKDYFAAAMVVCEALKDSLITDEQISEMKDLPIWFVAAKTDTIVPPNDYMIPTYNRLVNAGAKDVHMSLFDNVVDTSGLYKKSDKTPYEYNGHWSWIYVYNNEVSKVINGKKTTMMQWLASKTLD, from the coding sequence ATGTTTAAACGGTTTAAAAAGGCTGCTAAAACAACCATGATATTTACTCTGGCTATCGGTACGACCCTGGCTTTCAGTTCTGGTGCATGGGCCAAGGATATAAAGATACAGCCCACTTCATACCGGACGGTTGCGGAGGTTAAGGATTGGGGAGCAACCATTACGAAGATCATTGTTAACCTGGGTAAGCCGGTACCCAAAGATGCGATAACAAAGGATACATTTAAGGTGCATGTAGAAAGAAGCGATAGCAGGTTGGTAAATCCCTTTGTTGAAAAAGGCAACCGGAAGATCACCAAGGCCTATGTATCGGACAAAAGCGGCAACCCTGTAAAGAAAACCGGAAACTACGTTGTATTGGAAATGGAGATCGGCCCGGCCATAACATTAAGCTCCGCTATTCATTATGATGCAGGTTCCGGGTTTAACGGATGGAATGAAAACAAATACACGATCACGCAGCAAAAAGCTATTAAAACCCAATCAGGAACGATTTCCGGCTTGAAGATTGATACTTCCACAGGTGAGATACGGAAGCTTGTTGATCAATTTACAACCGGCAAAGCTTTTTTTGACGGGGTTACTTTAACCTATGCGGACTATACGCCGGCAAAAGACAAAGTAAAAAACCCTCTAGTAATCTGGCTACACGGTATGGGGGAAGGAGGCACAGATCCAACGATTCCGATCTCTGGAAATAAAGCGGCAAATTTTGCTTCTAAGGACATTCAATCCTATTTTGGCGGGGCTTATGTGTTGGCGCCTCAGACCCCAACCTACTGGATGGATGGTTTTACAGGCTTTGGAGATGGAACCTCGAAGTATGAGCAAGCATTGATGTCCTTAATTAAGGACTACGTGGCCAAGAACAAAGACATTGATACAGATCGAATCTATATTGGCGGAGACTCCAACGGCGGATACATGACTATGCTGATGATCCGTGATTATAAAGACTATTTTGCAGCAGCTATGGTTGTGTGTGAAGCCTTGAAGGATAGCCTTATAACCGATGAACAAATTAGCGAAATGAAGGATCTGCCGATCTGGTTTGTGGCCGCCAAAACCGACACCATAGTACCGCCCAACGATTATATGATTCCGACCTACAACCGTTTAGTGAATGCCGGAGCAAAGGATGTTCATATGTCGTTATTTGACAACGTAGTGGATACTTCCGGCTTGTACAAGAAGAGCGACAAAACACCGTATGAATACAATGGCCATTGGTCCTGGATTTACGTGTATAACAACGAAGTATCGAAGGTGATTAACGGAAAGAAAACAACGATGATGCAGTGGCTAGCCTCCAAAACATTGGACTGA
- a CDS encoding sugar ABC transporter permease, whose protein sequence is MEIPVALAKTAYKKPFTKKVYPYLFIMPFALLVLVFFILPAIATIIMSFTDLNASMKINFVGLDNFKRIFSDYSMPQILWNTFIFAVITLVFSLFFGLFISIATQYFLKGKFTAVIYRVLWLIPSIIPAVVYVTFWKYLFDPTDEGFINKVLLLFQPDGDPISWFTKIAMAVVIIATIVSTTSGGMILLSAAISSIPEDLYKAAKVDGASEKSVITKIILPSLKWPLMYITISDLIGFVSSYFFILLLTNGGPMRDTTTLSLYAYQQAFNLKYYGYGAALSLVVVLISLILTLWLLRLFDFDEMIKPSRIED, encoded by the coding sequence ATGGAGATCCCAGTGGCTTTGGCCAAGACGGCTTACAAGAAGCCTTTTACCAAGAAAGTGTACCCATATTTATTCATTATGCCCTTTGCTCTTCTGGTGCTAGTCTTTTTTATTCTTCCGGCTATTGCGACCATTATCATGTCCTTCACGGATTTGAATGCATCAATGAAAATCAACTTTGTTGGTTTGGATAATTTCAAGCGAATATTTTCCGATTACAGCATGCCTCAAATTTTATGGAACACCTTCATATTTGCAGTTATTACGCTCGTGTTCTCTTTGTTCTTTGGTTTATTTATATCGATTGCGACCCAGTACTTCTTGAAGGGTAAATTTACGGCAGTCATTTATCGTGTCCTATGGTTAATTCCGAGCATCATTCCTGCTGTTGTATATGTTACGTTCTGGAAATATTTATTTGATCCTACGGATGAGGGGTTTATCAATAAGGTTCTGCTCTTATTCCAGCCAGATGGCGATCCCATTTCGTGGTTTACGAAAATCGCTATGGCTGTAGTGATCATTGCTACCATTGTATCTACAACTTCAGGCGGCATGATTCTGTTATCGGCTGCAATTAGCTCCATACCTGAAGATTTGTATAAGGCTGCCAAAGTAGATGGAGCAAGTGAAAAATCGGTCATCACTAAAATTATCCTTCCTTCATTAAAATGGCCGTTAATGTATATTACGATATCCGACCTTATCGGTTTTGTGTCCTCCTATTTCTTCATCTTGCTACTGACCAATGGCGGGCCTATGCGAGACACGACAACGTTATCTTTATATGCATATCAGCAGGCCTTTAATTTAAAATATTATGGCTACGGTGCCGCTCTTTCTCTTGTGGTAGTTCTGATCTCGCTTATTTTGACATTATGGCTGCTGAGGCTGTTTGATTTCGATGAAATGATCAAGCCATCACGCATTGAAGATTAG
- a CDS encoding SRPBCC domain-containing protein yields the protein MTLPISLPDISQRPHHLTVERKMEASPVVLYQAWTKQFEQWFAAPGSVIMDARVNTAFFFETHFEGKRHPHYGRFLRLEPDRLIELTWVTGEGGTKGHETVLTVELKLSGNGTQLRLTHAGFPDTNSRDQHERAWPMVLDQLDKKMMTNS from the coding sequence ATGACACTACCTATTTCTTTGCCAGATATTTCACAAAGGCCGCATCATCTGACGGTGGAACGAAAAATGGAGGCGTCCCCTGTTGTCCTGTATCAAGCGTGGACCAAGCAGTTCGAGCAATGGTTTGCAGCCCCAGGGTCCGTAATCATGGACGCCCGAGTGAATACAGCCTTCTTTTTCGAAACGCATTTTGAGGGAAAACGTCATCCGCATTACGGAAGATTTCTAAGACTTGAACCAGATCGCCTTATCGAATTGACCTGGGTTACTGGGGAAGGGGGCACAAAGGGGCATGAAACGGTGCTCACCGTTGAGCTTAAACTCAGCGGAAATGGCACACAGCTTCGCCTAACGCACGCAGGTTTTCCAGATACAAATTCGAGGGACCAGCACGAGCGGGCATGGCCGATGGTACTTGATCAGCTCGACAAGAAGATGATGACCAATAGCTGA
- a CDS encoding polysaccharide deacetylase family protein, with translation MKYNRLLSASIVVSLFCASFCATPYTEAASYASPAPTKGRAYYEERGDIVWEVPTQRKVIALTFDDGPDESKTPAILDLLKQYDAKATFFVVGSRVEKLPDIVKRERKEGHEVGNHTFHHPSFHNISRNKALSEMDQGQASIVQATGVETHLFRPPGGSYTDSLVRLSKEKGLKLILWSWHQDTLDWRKPGVHRIANKVLRNARNGDIVLMHDYVYKSTQTVEALKIILPELKKRGFTFVTVSELLANRETPEGLIEVNK, from the coding sequence ATGAAATATAACCGATTACTGTCTGCAAGTATCGTTGTTTCGTTGTTCTGTGCCAGCTTTTGCGCCACACCCTATACCGAGGCCGCCTCGTATGCCTCCCCTGCACCAACAAAGGGTAGAGCCTATTATGAAGAACGTGGCGACATTGTATGGGAAGTTCCTACCCAGCGCAAGGTAATTGCCCTCACATTCGACGACGGACCGGATGAAAGCAAAACGCCCGCCATTCTGGATTTACTCAAGCAATATGACGCCAAAGCGACCTTCTTTGTCGTCGGCAGCCGTGTAGAAAAACTCCCTGACATTGTTAAACGGGAACGAAAAGAAGGCCATGAGGTTGGCAACCATACTTTCCATCATCCATCCTTCCATAATATTTCCCGTAACAAAGCTCTGTCTGAAATGGATCAGGGCCAAGCCAGCATCGTTCAAGCAACAGGGGTTGAAACCCATCTTTTCCGTCCACCGGGTGGTTCCTATACCGACTCGCTCGTCAGACTATCTAAAGAAAAAGGGCTTAAATTAATTTTATGGTCCTGGCATCAGGACACCCTGGATTGGCGGAAGCCCGGTGTACACCGGATCGCCAATAAGGTACTTCGTAATGCTCGCAATGGCGATATCGTCCTCATGCACGATTATGTATATAAAAGTACACAAACCGTTGAAGCCCTCAAAATCATTTTACCTGAGCTGAAAAAAAGAGGCTTTACCTTCGTCACCGTATCCGAACTGCTTGCCAATCGTGAGACTCCTGAAGGACTTATTGAGGTGAATAAGTAA
- a CDS encoding histidinol-phosphatase HisJ family protein, with protein sequence MTIPNLLIDQHVHSSYSPDSNSTLEELVRYALALGKPAIVTTDHLEYDCKYFKQDVHIDWKSYHREVEELLLRYPMEIRKGIEVGFRSDYKDVINEYLAQREFDVILLSAHNDGYLDFSEKAYHDLPIQQRLKHYFMQVREAVDQMDNYDIVAHLDYVTRYTIYPVDEEDIVACKPVLYDILKLIIEKGKVLELNTTGLYRQGWIHPHPYILDMYVNLGGSAVSIGSDAHQVGDVEQGFAEAIELLHGLGIQEVVQFKRRAPYLVSI encoded by the coding sequence ATGACAATACCCAATCTCTTAATCGATCAGCATGTGCATTCCTCCTATTCGCCTGACTCCAACTCAACGCTGGAGGAGCTTGTGCGATATGCGCTCGCACTGGGGAAGCCTGCTATCGTTACGACAGACCATTTAGAGTATGATTGCAAATATTTCAAGCAGGATGTTCATATTGACTGGAAGAGCTACCATAGAGAAGTGGAAGAGCTATTACTGCGTTATCCTATGGAGATTCGCAAAGGCATCGAGGTTGGCTTTCGAAGCGACTATAAAGACGTCATAAACGAATATTTGGCTCAGCGCGAGTTTGACGTCATTTTGCTTTCTGCGCATAATGATGGTTACCTTGACTTTTCCGAAAAGGCTTATCATGATCTGCCCATCCAGCAAAGGCTTAAACACTATTTTATGCAGGTAAGAGAGGCTGTTGACCAGATGGATAATTATGATATCGTTGCCCATTTGGATTATGTTACGAGATATACGATTTATCCAGTTGATGAAGAAGATATTGTGGCTTGCAAACCTGTTTTGTATGATATTTTGAAGCTAATCATCGAGAAGGGAAAGGTGCTTGAGCTGAATACGACAGGACTATATCGACAAGGCTGGATTCACCCTCATCCGTATATTCTCGACATGTATGTGAATTTAGGCGGCAGTGCGGTATCCATTGGTTCGGATGCACATCAGGTAGGGGATGTTGAGCAAGGCTTTGCGGAAGCGATAGAGCTGCTGCATGGCCTAGGTATTCAAGAGGTTGTGCAATTTAAGAGAAGAGCGCCGTATTTGGTGTCCATATAG
- a CDS encoding class F sortase, whose protein sequence is MLLILLGSTSCSSSAEPQGSSHANSSHTPAKPEIQQTKTTKPLQVKSKPFQGSIPRKIDIPAVRIHSIIEPVTYLKNGQMGVPGNTDRVGYLSTGILPGAAGNAIMDGHVDTYTGPAVFYPLKKLKRGDFVYVTGDDGCKLQFVVESVKFYLTSEAPIQTIFGPTEEHRLNLITCAGRYSRSKKEHEGRLVVFTKLTHMNSACEKITVQNKDNSKNNPIIFKENE, encoded by the coding sequence GTGCTATTGATTTTGCTGGGTAGTACGAGCTGTTCATCTTCGGCTGAACCTCAAGGTAGCTCCCATGCTAACTCCAGCCACACCCCAGCTAAGCCTGAAATTCAACAAACTAAAACGACGAAGCCCTTACAGGTTAAAAGTAAACCTTTCCAAGGGAGCATTCCACGTAAAATCGATATTCCTGCGGTTCGTATTCATTCGATTATAGAACCGGTAACCTACTTAAAAAATGGTCAAATGGGCGTTCCAGGCAACACGGATCGAGTAGGTTATTTATCTACTGGTATATTGCCAGGAGCGGCAGGTAATGCAATTATGGATGGTCATGTTGATACATACACAGGCCCGGCAGTTTTTTATCCTCTTAAAAAACTGAAAAGGGGGGATTTTGTGTATGTGACTGGCGATGACGGTTGTAAGCTACAGTTTGTTGTGGAGTCGGTAAAATTTTACTTAACCTCTGAAGCACCGATTCAAACGATTTTTGGCCCTACAGAAGAACACCGTTTAAACTTGATTACCTGTGCCGGACGCTACAGTCGAAGCAAGAAGGAGCATGAAGGAAGGCTGGTCGTCTTTACCAAATTAACACACATGAATTCAGCCTGTGAGAAAATTACGGTTCAAAACAAGGACAATTCCAAAAACAACCCAATTATTTTCAAGGAGAATGAATAA
- a CDS encoding amidase domain-containing protein, translating to MLRIRKLQLLCMILIIIPAYSFSLFHAQAEPAKQDNVTPFLQELFDDRTRLLMDQDKTHIEDHYLFKDKRSSQYAYLHELNRAEYIHEWAKLRKIKFVNAKSSIRIARAIVLGDTAKVSLVQSLKLSYEYIDSYPGRHDFGIGTRHGITLRKRDNRWYVEREWYSDPLEENSKKIQKSDLFFTPHKDPATPERVIHKYNRARAVDYANKYAGTTWGAGNGQRYNQKYLDYNSKGGDCTNFSSQVIGDKEEGGGLPMKSGWHYLYRNDGSQSWVQTDAFKNFLLRSGYGRIIEQGSFSDIVQSVNERQQHVNKPQLLPGDLIAYVLQGDVDHFSVVVGFDQSGYPLVNSHTADRFRVPFDLGWDKNTKYLLIHIQD from the coding sequence GTGCTTAGGATCAGAAAATTACAATTGCTGTGCATGATCTTAATAATAATTCCGGCTTACAGCTTCTCTTTATTTCATGCACAAGCCGAGCCAGCTAAACAGGATAACGTTACCCCCTTTCTTCAAGAACTGTTTGATGACCGTACCCGGTTGTTAATGGATCAGGACAAAACGCATATCGAAGACCATTACTTATTTAAAGATAAACGAAGCAGCCAATATGCGTACCTTCATGAACTAAACAGGGCCGAATATATTCATGAATGGGCCAAGCTTCGAAAAATAAAATTTGTGAATGCGAAAAGTTCCATTCGGATAGCCCGGGCCATAGTGTTGGGCGATACGGCAAAAGTGTCACTTGTTCAGTCCTTGAAATTGAGCTATGAGTATATCGACAGCTATCCCGGTCGGCATGATTTTGGAATTGGAACACGTCATGGCATTACACTGAGAAAAAGAGATAATCGTTGGTACGTGGAACGTGAATGGTATTCAGATCCTCTGGAAGAGAATTCAAAAAAGATTCAAAAATCCGACTTATTTTTTACTCCCCATAAAGATCCGGCAACACCAGAAAGGGTTATTCATAAATACAACAGGGCCCGCGCCGTTGACTATGCGAACAAGTATGCAGGAACGACATGGGGAGCAGGTAATGGTCAGCGATATAATCAAAAATACCTGGATTATAACTCCAAAGGAGGCGATTGTACCAACTTCTCCTCCCAAGTTATCGGGGACAAGGAGGAAGGCGGAGGGCTTCCTATGAAATCAGGGTGGCATTACTTGTATCGCAACGATGGAAGCCAATCCTGGGTTCAAACGGACGCATTTAAAAATTTTCTGCTACGCTCCGGCTATGGAAGGATTATAGAACAAGGAAGCTTCTCCGATATTGTCCAATCGGTCAATGAACGACAGCAGCATGTTAACAAGCCCCAGTTGCTTCCAGGTGATTTAATTGCTTACGTATTACAAGGAGACGTAGACCACTTCTCGGTTGTAGTCGGATTTGATCAGAGTGGCTATCCCTTAGTCAACTCCCATACCGCAGACCGTTTCAGAGTCCCCTTTGACTTAGGGTGGGATAAAAATACCAAATATTTGTTGATTCATATACAAGATTAA